From a region of the Primulina eburnea isolate SZY01 chromosome 7, ASM2296580v1, whole genome shotgun sequence genome:
- the LOC140837379 gene encoding uncharacterized protein, translated as MMNVFALGLLFTSLVTAGFFSPTPEKQNSKENIVLKDGHRVVVEFEKDNGNTKVSISPQDHKGSTENMEDKVSETSEGVNGRLKEEDSAIPEKIHRGFSPSELVCDAYGKCKYKIAAAMGKTKEAVAEKAYEVEEEAGEAIGKAKDTITHSAHRVSDKTRESTENVKDSAREAKDKVSEKASEMKEGASVQAEKAKSHVSEKAKEAEEMVGDVSDRVKQGAQRVKEEGKRELRGSFQRARAIGVRVFASLVPPISLNSVSGVLHLLGFTAAYGMCIWVTFASSYVLAIALPRHQFGMVQSKIYPVYFKAMAYCVGMALFGHLLSQRKRLYPVRVSVGMFQSFDLVVSLVMVLANMLYLEPRATKVMFERMKMEKEEGRGKESGDTEPRGINVDPTPESLAIGLSSTGGSQGSAEGKQAETKAEMARMTEMLRRLNSYSSFLNVLTLMFLTCHLVYLGQRLHIAC; from the exons ATGATGAATGTTTTCGCTTTGGGTCTTTTGTTCACTTCACTTGTGACGGCGGGGTTCTTTTCTCCGACCCCGGAGAAGCAGAACTCCAAAGAGAATATCGTGTTGAAAGATGGGCACAGGGTTGTGGTTGAATTTGAGAAGGATAATGGAAATACCAAGGTTTCGATTTCACCCCAAGATCACAAGGGGTCCACGGAAAATATGGAGGACAAAGTGTCTGAGACGTCGGAGGGTGTGAACGGTAGATTAAAAGAAGAAGATTCCGCGATACCGGAAAAAATCCATCGTGGGTTTAGTCCAAGTGAGCTTGTGTGCGATGCATATGGCAAGTGTAAGTATAAAATTGCTGCCGCCATGGGTAAGACGAAAGAAGCGGTGGCGGAGAAGGCCTATGAGGTCGAGGAAGAAGCGGGTGAGGCCATCGGTAAAGCTAAAGATACTATTACTCATTCGGCGCATCGAGTCTCGGATAAAACCCGGGAATCAACAGAAAATGTGAAGGATTCTGCAAGAGAAGCGAAGGATAAGGTTTCTGAGAAGGCCAGCGAAATGAAAGAAGGCGCCTCTGTTCAAGCCGAGAAGGCGAAGAGCCATGTGTCAGAAAAGGCAAAAGAAGCGGAAGAAATGGTGGGAGATGTATCGGACAGAGTGAAACAGGGCGCTCAAAGGGTGAAAGAAGAAGGCAAAAGAGAACTAAGGGGCTCGTTCCAGAGGGCTCGGGCTATTGGGGTCCGCGTTTTTGCATCCTTGGTGCCGCCGATAAGCTTGAACTCGGTGTCTGGCGTGCTGCATTTGCTGGGATTTACGGCGGCTTATGGGATGTGCATTTGGGTTACTTTCGCTTCGAGTTATGTTCTGGCTATAGCGTTGCCTAGGCACCAGTTTGGTATGGTGCAGAGCAAGATTTATCCTGTGTACTTTAAGGCTATGGCTTATTGTGTGGGGATGGCATTGTTCGGACACTTGCTGAGCCAGAGGAAAAGGTTGTATCCTGTTAGAGTTAGTGTTGGCATGTTTCAGTCTTTCGATCTTGTGGTATCACTTGTTATGGTTTTGGCCAACATGCTGTATTTGGAGCCCCGCGCAACAAAG GTGATGTTTGAAAGAATGAAGATGGAAAAGGAAGAAGGGAGAGGAAAAGAGAGCGGTGACACGGAGCCGAGAGGCATAAACGTCGATCCGACACCCGAATCTCTGGCGATAGGCCTAAGCAGCACGGGTGGGAGTCAGGGATCAGCTGAAGGAAAACAAGCAGAAACCAAGGCTGAAATGGCGAGAATGACAGAGATGCTGAGGAGGCTGAACTCTTACTCTTCGTTCCTCAATGTTCTGACTCTTATGTTTCTCACATGTCACCTGGTCTACTTAGGACAACGCCTGCATATCGCATGTTAA